One region of Mucilaginibacter sp. 14171R-50 genomic DNA includes:
- a CDS encoding PAS domain-containing sensor histidine kinase: MENIYKIILEETLAGYWDCYLQEDKVILSAAFKAMFGYLDHELPDTTETWAKLILPEDMPRMDACLKAHYESHGKNPFNIDVRYKHKNGSIVWINTTGRVIEWDGGTPLRMVGCHIDITDKKTIEQTLEISEETFRNAFEYSPIGVVLVSMAGKFMKVNKSICEMLGYTAEELMTKTFQEITHPEDLEADLALLQKTLSGEIRTYNLEKRYIKKDGSFIWILLFVALVRDKTGEPLYFVSQIKDITERKKAESQLKESERRWIFASEGTGGGIWDFDLRNNTIFHSKQCLSMIGLEEHEFSNEPGQWTKRVHPDDRERYIADVRAYIEGKTDIYSNQHRVLCKDGTYKWILDRGKVIEYDENNKAARIIGTHIDITEQKQQEQHLRETLEVVSSQNNRLLNFAYIVSHNLRTHASNFKMIMDVLADPHTSEEEKTELSGHLAKVSEQLNETITNLNEVVSIQTNVDIQKSEIDLLSYFNRAVALLSNDISLWHIHIDNQMPPDCTLVYSPAYLESIILNLVSNAIKYRSATEHPEITFKYFNEHGRQGFTIADNGIGIDMEKNGNDLFGMYKTFNGNRDAKGMGLFITKNQVEALGGKIEVTSQLGKGTTFKVYLT; this comes from the coding sequence ATGGAGAATATATATAAGATTATCCTTGAGGAAACCCTTGCGGGTTATTGGGATTGTTATCTGCAGGAAGATAAGGTGATTTTGAGTGCTGCTTTTAAAGCCATGTTTGGGTATCTTGACCACGAACTGCCCGACACTACCGAAACATGGGCCAAATTGATATTGCCCGAAGATATGCCCCGGATGGACGCCTGCCTGAAGGCGCACTATGAAAGCCATGGCAAAAACCCCTTCAATATTGATGTAAGATACAAGCATAAAAATGGCTCGATAGTTTGGATAAACACAACCGGCCGTGTTATTGAATGGGATGGGGGTACACCCTTACGCATGGTGGGCTGCCATATTGATATTACCGATAAAAAAACCATTGAACAAACGCTTGAGATTAGCGAAGAAACGTTCAGGAACGCTTTTGAATACTCGCCTATAGGGGTAGTGCTGGTATCAATGGCGGGTAAGTTTATGAAGGTAAATAAAAGCATATGCGAAATGCTTGGCTATACGGCAGAGGAGCTGATGACCAAAACCTTCCAGGAGATTACCCACCCCGAAGACCTGGAGGCAGACCTTGCCTTACTGCAAAAAACCCTGAGTGGTGAAATACGAACTTACAATCTGGAAAAGCGGTACATCAAAAAGGACGGGAGCTTTATATGGATATTGTTGTTTGTGGCGCTGGTGCGCGATAAGACCGGCGAACCTTTATATTTTGTATCGCAAATAAAAGATATTACGGAACGCAAAAAGGCCGAATCGCAGCTGAAGGAAAGTGAGCGCAGATGGATATTTGCGTCGGAGGGGACCGGCGGCGGTATTTGGGACTTTGACCTGCGTAACAATACGATATTTCATTCTAAACAATGCCTGAGCATGATAGGCCTTGAAGAGCATGAATTTAGTAACGAGCCCGGGCAATGGACCAAGCGGGTGCATCCGGACGACAGGGAAAGGTATATTGCTGATGTGCGGGCTTATATAGAAGGCAAAACGGACATATACTCGAACCAGCACCGTGTTTTATGTAAAGATGGCACCTATAAATGGATACTTGACAGAGGAAAGGTTATAGAGTACGACGAAAATAACAAGGCTGCGCGCATTATTGGTACCCACATAGATATTACTGAGCAAAAACAACAGGAGCAACATCTGCGCGAAACCCTGGAGGTGGTAAGCAGCCAGAATAACCGCTTGTTAAACTTTGCCTATATTGTATCGCATAACCTGCGCACCCATGCCAGTAATTTTAAGATGATAATGGATGTACTGGCCGACCCACACACCAGCGAGGAGGAAAAAACTGAGCTATCCGGCCATTTAGCGAAGGTTTCTGAGCAGTTGAATGAAACCATCACCAATCTTAATGAGGTGGTGTCTATACAAACAAATGTAGATATCCAAAAGTCTGAGATAGACTTGCTTAGCTATTTTAACCGTGCTGTGGCGTTGCTAAGTAACGATATTAGCTTATGGCACATTCATATTGATAACCAGATGCCGCCTGACTGTACCTTGGTATATAGCCCGGCTTATCTGGAAAGCATTATTTTGAACCTGGTAAGCAATGCTATCAAATACCGGTCGGCAACAGAGCACCCGGAAATTACATTTAAATATTTTAACGAACACGGCCGGCAGGGCTTTACCATAGCCGATAACGGCATAGGTATAGATATGGAGAAAAATGGCAACGACTTATTTGGCATGTACAAAACCTTCAACGGTAACCGTGATGCCAAGGGAATGGGGCTTTTTATTACCAAAAACCAGGTAGAAGCCCTGGGGGGTAAAATTGAAGTTACAAGTCAGTTGGGCAAAGGCACAACCTTTAAGGTGTACTTAACCTGA
- a CDS encoding DUF3857 domain-containing protein — protein MRKTITLILLTIGVSVTNAQTQTTAPTTQPYGKIDLADLQMTSCDFEKAANAEVLFDKSKVYFNNNYDIVTEIHKRVKIFNDNGKDYANVRIEYYGGDRSEYISGIQAETINFTSGAPEITKVDKKQIFTEKVDRLRTATVFSLPNVKPGSVIEYKYAIVSNNIGNFPDWYFQTSIPTRYSELTTNVPDILYYKNLETVRQPYAVNKTNRDGSITKALANVPSIPNEPFMSSRQDNYQRILFQLMTIRSMGQRVMTFSDSWKKVGETLMESIYFGGQLNHKIEGEEALITKAKSLPNDDDRIAYLFDEVKKNMKWSELYDKYSDDGISKAWDKKSGNSGEINMILYHLLKKSGVKVYPMIASTRKNGRVNPGYPNYYQFNTTVAYVPVDSTKFYVLDASNKYNIYNQIPSNFLNSFGFYMNKDAKDYDVLFLQNVKPIRQVVMLNGEIKADGKMTGTAAISNFDYNRVDAMARYKKDGEKKFIDYIQNDDNNLKVSSLKFEGMDIDTLPLTHTLNFDLDLTGSDGNYIYFNPNMLSSIKNNPFLSENRYTDIDFGYRSNYIINCTFKVPAGYKVDVLPKSISMTTPDKTIFFRRIAAEQDGTIVIRFNVDQKKSIFFKEDYPELHEFYKKMYEMLNEQVVLKKS, from the coding sequence ATGCGCAAAACTATTACACTTATCTTATTAACCATTGGCGTTTCTGTAACCAATGCTCAAACTCAAACAACTGCTCCTACTACACAACCTTACGGTAAAATTGATTTAGCCGACCTGCAAATGACGTCGTGCGACTTTGAAAAAGCAGCCAATGCCGAAGTGCTGTTCGATAAAAGCAAAGTTTACTTCAACAATAATTACGATATTGTAACTGAGATACACAAACGTGTTAAAATATTTAATGATAACGGTAAAGACTATGCCAACGTACGTATAGAGTATTACGGCGGCGACCGGTCTGAATACATATCCGGCATACAAGCCGAAACCATTAACTTTACCAGCGGTGCGCCCGAAATCACTAAAGTTGATAAAAAACAAATATTCACCGAAAAGGTTGACAGGCTGCGCACAGCTACAGTTTTTTCGTTACCTAACGTTAAACCGGGGTCGGTAATTGAATACAAATATGCCATTGTAAGCAATAACATAGGCAACTTCCCCGACTGGTATTTTCAAACCAGCATACCTACCCGTTACAGCGAACTAACTACCAACGTGCCAGATATTTTATACTATAAAAACCTGGAAACTGTGCGCCAGCCGTATGCGGTTAACAAAACCAATCGCGATGGTTCAATTACAAAGGCATTAGCAAATGTTCCGTCAATTCCGAACGAGCCTTTTATGAGCTCGCGTCAGGATAACTATCAGCGTATATTATTCCAGTTAATGACCATAAGGTCAATGGGGCAAAGAGTGATGACTTTTTCCGACTCGTGGAAAAAGGTTGGCGAAACGCTAATGGAGTCTATTTATTTTGGCGGGCAGCTAAACCATAAAATTGAAGGCGAAGAAGCGCTTATCACCAAAGCCAAAAGCTTGCCTAATGATGATGACCGGATAGCTTATTTATTTGATGAGGTTAAAAAGAATATGAAATGGAGCGAATTGTACGACAAATATTCGGACGATGGCATATCAAAAGCCTGGGACAAAAAGTCGGGCAACTCGGGCGAGATAAACATGATCTTATACCATTTATTAAAAAAATCCGGCGTAAAAGTTTACCCGATGATAGCAAGCACCCGTAAAAACGGGCGTGTTAATCCGGGCTATCCAAATTACTACCAGTTTAATACCACGGTGGCCTACGTACCGGTTGACAGCACTAAATTTTACGTGCTTGATGCATCGAATAAATACAACATTTATAACCAAATCCCTTCAAATTTCCTGAATTCATTTGGGTTTTATATGAATAAAGACGCGAAGGATTACGATGTGCTTTTTCTGCAGAATGTAAAGCCGATAAGGCAGGTAGTGATGCTGAACGGCGAGATAAAAGCCGACGGAAAAATGACGGGAACTGCCGCTATAAGCAACTTTGATTACAACCGTGTGGATGCTATGGCGCGGTACAAAAAAGATGGCGAAAAGAAATTTATCGATTACATTCAAAACGACGATAATAACCTTAAGGTATCGTCGCTGAAATTCGAAGGGATGGATATTGACACCCTGCCGCTAACCCATACATTAAACTTTGATCTTGACCTTACCGGGTCTGACGGGAACTACATTTACTTTAATCCTAACATGTTGAGTTCCATAAAAAACAACCCTTTTCTAAGCGAAAACCGCTACACTGATATTGACTTTGGCTACCGCAGTAATTATATCATAAATTGCACTTTTAAAGTACCTGCCGGCTATAAAGTTGACGTATTACCCAAAAGCATTAGCATGACCACGCCGGATAAAACCATTTTCTTCAGGCGGATAGCGGCAGAACAGGACGGTACTATAGTGATCCGCTTTAACGTCGATCAGAAAAAATCTATCTTTTTTAAAGAGGATTACCCGGAGTTGCATGAGTTCTACAAAAAAATGTACGAGATGCTCAACGAGCAGGTGGTGTTAAAGAAATCCTAA
- a CDS encoding DUF3857 domain-containing protein, protein MQYFKIKSLLYTAALSVILVNGAYAQEKEIPKKLYAAAGIPDSLKEEANSVVRYKMKDITVDGPDDISVKEHSIVTVLNEKGNDEAEAVLEYSKKYNSIGSFEMRVYNAGGDLVKKYHKSDMYDRSAVSGSIVTDERLMMISHNIATYPSTIEIISETKYRSSMNIESWYIQSAEQSVQDAYCHIAIKTGSGFRYLNRNIRVKPQATTDNKTDSYLWHVSNLKAIKLEEGARSWRVLPRIYFAANQFEFYGLDGNFSSWDSFGKWILGLNADVCTLSTQRAEEIRTMTAGIKTDKEKVKFLYEYMQQSMRYVSISLGIGGMKPFAADFVDKQKYGDCKALSNYMYALLKAVGIPSNYAIINSGANAEPAEPGFARNSFDHVILCVPLKGDTTWLECTSSTQACGKLGPFTENRRALLITETGGKLVNTPKSIAADNQLNSEVQIVLNADGGAKARVKISSTGEYRDDYLGIATLKADDQKEYLIRMLNIKQPTVFEYKPLTDKDGVKEVALDIEYDKFCDVKAGNKQFYRPRAIDIWGNTLPVAENRKSDYYFNQPMLKNCTTIITLPESFEVEALPANQSLKFTYGSFDVNYVYDTTKNQVISTSKFVLTNHVIPAAKYTEMQQYMDNIAKAQNKKLVIRKKA, encoded by the coding sequence ATGCAATACTTTAAAATAAAAAGCCTGCTGTATACAGCGGCGCTTTCGGTTATTTTGGTAAACGGCGCCTATGCGCAGGAGAAAGAAATACCAAAAAAGCTTTACGCCGCGGCAGGTATCCCCGATTCGTTAAAAGAGGAAGCCAACTCGGTTGTACGTTATAAGATGAAAGATATAACGGTTGACGGGCCTGATGATATTTCAGTGAAAGAACACTCGATAGTGACCGTTTTAAATGAAAAAGGCAACGACGAGGCCGAGGCGGTATTAGAGTATAGCAAAAAATACAACTCTATCGGGTCGTTTGAGATGCGTGTTTATAACGCGGGAGGCGATCTGGTAAAAAAGTACCATAAAAGCGATATGTACGATCGCTCGGCCGTAAGCGGCTCCATAGTTACTGATGAGCGGCTGATGATGATTTCACATAACATTGCCACCTACCCTTCAACCATTGAAATTATATCCGAAACAAAGTACCGGAGTTCTATGAACATCGAATCGTGGTATATTCAATCCGCCGAGCAATCTGTACAGGATGCTTACTGCCATATTGCAATTAAAACAGGGTCGGGGTTTAGATACCTTAACCGTAATATCAGGGTAAAGCCGCAGGCAACTACAGATAATAAAACTGATAGCTATTTGTGGCACGTATCCAATTTAAAGGCCATTAAACTCGAAGAGGGGGCCAGGTCATGGAGGGTTTTACCGCGGATATACTTTGCTGCCAATCAATTTGAATTTTACGGCCTTGATGGTAATTTCAGTTCGTGGGATAGCTTCGGTAAATGGATACTGGGTTTAAATGCTGATGTATGTACACTTAGCACACAAAGGGCCGAAGAGATACGAACAATGACAGCCGGCATAAAAACCGATAAAGAAAAGGTGAAGTTTTTGTATGAGTACATGCAGCAAAGCATGCGCTATGTAAGCATAAGCCTGGGCATTGGCGGCATGAAACCGTTTGCCGCCGATTTTGTAGACAAGCAAAAATACGGCGATTGTAAAGCATTGTCTAACTACATGTATGCGTTGTTAAAAGCGGTGGGTATTCCGTCCAATTACGCCATTATTAATTCCGGGGCTAATGCGGAACCTGCAGAGCCCGGCTTTGCGCGCAACTCGTTTGACCATGTGATACTTTGTGTACCGTTAAAGGGCGATACTACCTGGCTGGAATGTACCAGCAGCACTCAGGCATGCGGAAAGCTTGGTCCTTTTACCGAAAACAGGCGGGCCCTGCTGATTACCGAAACAGGCGGCAAATTAGTAAACACCCCAAAAAGCATTGCTGCAGATAATCAACTGAACAGCGAGGTGCAGATTGTATTAAATGCCGATGGCGGCGCCAAAGCGCGGGTTAAAATTTCGAGCACCGGCGAATACCGCGACGATTACCTGGGTATTGCCACCCTGAAAGCCGACGATCAAAAGGAGTACCTCATCCGCATGCTCAATATTAAACAGCCAACGGTTTTTGAATATAAGCCTTTAACTGATAAGGATGGCGTTAAAGAAGTAGCCCTTGATATCGAGTATGATAAGTTTTGCGATGTAAAGGCCGGCAATAAACAGTTCTATCGCCCGCGTGCAATAGATATATGGGGCAATACGCTGCCTGTAGCAGAAAACAGGAAGTCGGATTATTACTTTAATCAGCCCATGCTGAAAAATTGTACGACTATCATCACCCTGCCCGAAAGTTTTGAAGTTGAAGCTTTGCCGGCAAATCAGAGCCTAAAATTCACATACGGCAGCTTTGACGTTAATTACGTTTACGACACCACCAAAAATCAGGTAATAAGCACCAGCAAATTTGTTTTAACAAACCATGTAATACCGGCCGCAAAATATACCGAGATGCAGCAATACATGGATAACATTGCTAAGGCCCAAAATAAAAAGCTGGTAATACGTAAGAAGGCTTAA
- the aat gene encoding leucyl/phenylalanyl-tRNA--protein transferase, which translates to MIFRLDERLLFPDPELAEEDGLLAVGGDLSTARLLLAYQNGIFPWYSDDEPILWYSPHERFVLYPQELKLSKSMKKVLCSGKFSVTANTCFNEVVAACSSVKREGQDGTWITADMKAAYAALHTLGYAHSIEVWHNNELAGGLYGVQAGNVFCGESMFSKVSNASKTALTWLCNTTSYKLIDCQVYTGHLESMGARMISREEYMAVLHKTGA; encoded by the coding sequence ATGATTTTCAGGCTTGATGAACGCTTGCTCTTCCCCGATCCGGAACTGGCAGAAGAGGATGGCCTGCTGGCCGTGGGCGGCGATCTGTCAACAGCGCGTTTACTGCTGGCATATCAAAACGGCATATTCCCCTGGTACAGCGATGACGAGCCTATATTGTGGTATTCGCCGCACGAACGTTTTGTTTTATACCCGCAGGAATTAAAGCTTTCAAAATCAATGAAAAAAGTGCTGTGTTCAGGCAAATTCAGCGTAACTGCCAATACCTGTTTCAATGAGGTTGTGGCGGCTTGCTCGTCGGTAAAGCGCGAGGGGCAGGATGGCACCTGGATAACGGCAGATATGAAAGCCGCATACGCTGCGCTGCATACCCTGGGTTACGCACATTCAATTGAGGTATGGCACAACAACGAATTGGCCGGTGGTTTATACGGTGTACAGGCGGGCAACGTGTTTTGTGGCGAAAGTATGTTCAGTAAAGTAAGCAATGCTTCAAAAACGGCGCTTACATGGCTTTGCAATACCACCAGCTATAAACTGATAGATTGCCAGGTATATACGGGGCATTTGGAAAGTATGGGCGCCCGGATGATAAGCCGCGAAGAATATATGGCCGTTCTGCATAAAACCGGCGCCTAA
- the ruvC gene encoding crossover junction endodeoxyribonuclease RuvC: MEQVIHKERVILGIDPGTAIMGYGLVLEKGPKIDLISLGVVKMDKIDDHMLKLQRIFEKTVALIDNYKPDCLAIEAPFYGKNIQVMLKLGRAQGVCMAAALSRDVSITEYSPRKIKQSITGNGSATKEQVSAMLQTILKFNETPDFLDATDGLAVAVCHSFQKITVARGGKVTSKKNHSGWEAFVKDNASRVSIISKK; encoded by the coding sequence ATGGAGCAGGTAATTCACAAAGAGCGCGTAATTTTAGGCATCGACCCCGGAACGGCCATCATGGGCTACGGCCTGGTGCTTGAAAAGGGGCCTAAAATTGATCTGATAAGCCTGGGTGTTGTTAAGATGGACAAAATTGACGACCACATGCTAAAGCTTCAGCGCATATTTGAAAAAACTGTGGCGCTAATTGATAACTATAAGCCCGACTGCCTGGCGATCGAAGCCCCATTTTACGGCAAAAATATACAGGTAATGCTCAAGCTTGGCCGTGCACAGGGCGTGTGTATGGCCGCAGCGTTATCCCGCGATGTGTCAATAACCGAATATTCTCCCCGTAAAATTAAGCAGTCTATTACAGGTAACGGCAGTGCAACCAAAGAGCAGGTATCAGCCATGCTGCAAACCATTCTTAAATTTAATGAAACCCCCGATTTTTTAGATGCTACCGATGGCCTGGCTGTAGCTGTTTGCCACTCGTTTCAAAAGATAACGGTAGCACGCGGCGGCAAGGTAACCAGTAAAAAGAACCACTCGGGATGGGAGGCTTTCGTAAAAGATAATGCTTCAAGGGTAAGCATTATCTCAAAAAAGTAA
- a CDS encoding DUF6252 family protein gives MKKFILTFTSIAAVSLLLTACIKNDDNCCAPPYQPYFAAERAGLQVYAEPGSKKIGTDSIAIAGITRTAGIIMHVKYTGKGVYTLTGNQGKYYQLIGTDTVSRYSVGLANGSSIEVTDVDSVNHAIEGKFTLNLKRTFPATSSTYPDSVKYTKGQFLIYLPRN, from the coding sequence ATGAAAAAGTTCATCTTAACATTTACATCAATTGCAGCTGTTTCGTTATTGCTAACGGCATGTATAAAAAACGATGACAATTGCTGCGCGCCACCTTATCAGCCTTATTTTGCCGCTGAAAGGGCCGGGTTACAGGTTTATGCAGAACCGGGCAGTAAAAAAATTGGCACCGACTCTATCGCAATAGCCGGCATTACCCGAACTGCAGGTATTATTATGCATGTTAAATACACCGGCAAGGGTGTTTATACCTTAACAGGTAACCAGGGCAAATACTATCAGCTAATTGGTACCGATACCGTTAGTCGTTACAGTGTTGGATTGGCAAACGGCAGCTCTATCGAGGTTACCGATGTTGACAGCGTGAACCACGCTATAGAAGGTAAGTTTACTTTAAACCTTAAGCGCACCTTTCCGGCTACATCAAGCACTTACCCCGATAGTGTTAAGTACACTAAAGGCCAGTTCCTGATCTATCTGCCCCGCAACTAA
- the asnS gene encoding asparagine--tRNA ligase → MSPRTKIKALLESGKTDIDVTVKGWVRTFRNNQFIALNDGSTNSNLQIVVDFENTDPALLKRISTGAALSVSGRLVESLGKGQSVDVKATSIEILGDSDPEKYPLQPKKHSLEFLREIAHLRFRTNTFGAIFRVRNTLSFAVHTFFQERGFVYLHTPVITASDAEGAGETFHVTNFDLANPPKTETGEVDFKQDFFGRATNLTVSGQLEGELGAMALSDIYTFGPTFRAENSNTTRHLAEFWMIEPEMAFYDAKDNADLAEALLKYVISYVLDKNKEDLEFLSQRLLDEEKQKPQNERSEMTLLEKLQFCLNNDFERLTYTEAIDILKESTPNKKKKFQYLVEGWGTDLQSEHERYLVEKHFKKPVILTDYPKEIKSFYMRQNDDGKTVAAMDILFPGIGEIVGGSQREERLDKLEQRMDEIGIPKEELWWYLDTRRFGGCPHSGFGLGFERLVLFVTGMGNIRDVIPFPRFPKNAEF, encoded by the coding sequence ATGAGCCCTCGTACAAAAATTAAAGCACTGCTTGAAAGCGGTAAAACCGATATTGATGTAACCGTTAAAGGATGGGTACGTACCTTCCGCAACAATCAGTTCATAGCTTTAAATGATGGCTCAACAAATAGCAACCTGCAAATAGTTGTTGATTTTGAAAACACCGACCCTGCTTTATTAAAACGCATTAGTACCGGCGCGGCGCTTAGCGTTAGCGGCAGGCTTGTCGAATCGTTGGGAAAGGGCCAGAGTGTTGACGTTAAAGCAACATCCATAGAAATACTTGGCGACAGCGACCCGGAAAAATATCCCCTGCAGCCTAAAAAGCACAGCCTCGAATTTTTACGCGAAATAGCGCACCTGCGGTTCCGTACCAATACTTTCGGGGCCATATTCAGGGTGCGTAATACGCTATCGTTTGCCGTACATACCTTTTTCCAGGAGCGGGGCTTTGTGTACCTGCATACGCCTGTAATTACCGCCAGTGACGCAGAGGGTGCCGGCGAAACCTTCCACGTAACCAACTTTGACCTGGCCAACCCCCCAAAAACTGAAACCGGCGAGGTAGATTTTAAACAGGACTTTTTCGGCCGTGCCACTAACCTTACCGTATCGGGCCAGTTGGAAGGTGAGCTGGGCGCAATGGCTTTAAGCGACATTTATACATTCGGGCCTACCTTCCGTGCCGAAAACTCAAACACTACCCGCCACCTGGCCGAGTTTTGGATGATAGAGCCTGAGATGGCTTTTTACGACGCCAAGGACAACGCCGACCTTGCCGAGGCTTTACTTAAATATGTGATTAGCTATGTGCTTGATAAGAACAAAGAGGATCTTGAATTTTTAAGTCAGCGGTTGCTTGACGAAGAAAAACAGAAGCCGCAAAACGAACGCTCTGAAATGACCCTGTTAGAAAAGCTGCAGTTTTGTTTGAACAATGATTTTGAACGCCTTACTTACACCGAGGCTATTGATATCCTGAAAGAATCGACCCCGAACAAAAAGAAAAAGTTCCAATATCTTGTAGAAGGATGGGGTACCGACCTGCAATCAGAACATGAGCGTTACCTGGTTGAGAAACACTTCAAAAAACCGGTTATCCTTACGGATTATCCAAAAGAGATAAAATCGTTCTACATGCGCCAGAACGACGATGGCAAAACCGTTGCCGCTATGGACATCCTTTTCCCGGGCATAGGCGAGATCGTTGGCGGTTCGCAGCGCGAGGAACGCCTTGATAAACTGGAGCAGCGTATGGACGAGATAGGCATCCCTAAAGAGGAACTTTGGTGGTACCTGGATACCCGCCGTTTTGGTGGATGCCCGCATTCGGGTTTTGGTTTGGGCTTCGAGCGTTTGGTACTTTTTGTTACCGGGATGGGCAACATCCGGGATGTTATACCTTTCCCAAGGTTCCCGAAAAACGCAGAGTTTTAA
- a CDS encoding SRPBCC family protein — protein MPKIELSTTINAAIQCCFDVSRDIDIHMASTAHTGEKAISGRTSGLIGLGETVTWRAKHFGIWQNLTSKITEFNSPNFFVDEMVEGAFKSFRHKHYFDKLNDSQTLMRDVFIFKSPLGVFGNLADRLFLKQYMTNLLVKRNLVIKKEAEAQTIADSQ, from the coding sequence ATGCCAAAAATAGAATTATCTACCACCATTAACGCCGCTATACAATGCTGCTTTGACGTATCAAGGGATATAGATATTCATATGGCTTCAACCGCGCATACCGGCGAAAAAGCCATCTCCGGCCGCACCAGCGGACTGATAGGACTGGGCGAAACCGTTACCTGGCGGGCAAAACACTTCGGCATATGGCAAAATCTTACCTCTAAGATCACCGAATTTAACTCACCCAACTTCTTTGTTGATGAAATGGTCGAGGGTGCTTTCAAAAGTTTCAGGCATAAGCATTATTTCGACAAACTCAATGATAGTCAAACACTTATGAGGGACGTGTTTATTTTTAAATCGCCATTAGGTGTATTTGGCAATCTTGCCGATCGGTTGTTCCTGAAACAATATATGACCAATTTGCTGGTAAAGCGTAACCTGGTAATTAAAAAAGAGGCAGAAGCACAGACCATAGCCGATAGTCAATAA